Within Candidatus Neomarinimicrobiota bacterium, the genomic segment TATATAGTGCTCACCCTGGTTCGCAGATTTTAGCTTTCTGGCTGCAACAACTGGCTTAACATACCCTGTACACCGGCAAAGATTCCCGGCTAGAGCTTCCCTGATAGAGTCTTCAGTGAGGGGCTTGCTTCCTCGCGATAAGGCTTCCAGAGAGACCAACATACCGGGCGTGCAGTAGCCGCATTGGATGGCACCTTCGTCGAGAAAGACCTCTTGAAGGGCTGTCAGCGATTGGTGTCCCCCAAACGATTCCAGGGTCTCAACCCGTTTCCCCCCTAAAGTATGCATTAAAATCAGGCAGGCATTATAGGCTTTGTCATTAATTAAGACCGCGCAGCTGCCGCACTCTCCATGCCCGCAACCGTATTTGACACTGTGGAGCTCTTCCGCCCGCAGGTATTCCAGGAGTAGCCGACCCGGCTCCTTCTCGGCCGTGACCCTTTTTCCATTCAGAGTAAAGGTGATTTTCATAGCTCTTCGATAATCCGCCTGAGCCCGACTTCGATGAGTTTCTGCTTGTACGCCTGAGACCCGTAGTGATCCGTTGAAAAATGTTCTACCGCAGCCGCTGCAGTCTCGGAAGCGAAATCCAGGGGTGATTCCTCACCGGAGAAGGCCCAGGTACTGATCCCATCTGCCCGGCCGCCTATCGAGATATCAATTCCCTTCTCTCGCCTGACTCCCACCACGATGACGAATGCGGGGGCTGAGGGTATCAGGGCAAAGCGCTGGATGGCGGTTCCCTCCAGGTGCGCAGTCTCAATCCTCGTAGCGGTAATAATACCGGTAGCATCCCAATTCCGGATGTCGATTTCCTGCGGATCGGCAGATACAATCCTGAGGGTGGCGCCTAGAGCATGGAGAAAGGTACACAACTCCGAGTCGGGTCGTGCTCGCGCTATTTCGCCACCTATTGTGCGCTGGTTGCGGATATTCTTGGAAGGACACGACCACCGTACGCAGGCAGTCAGGTTTGCCCAGCGCTCTTTTTTTAGATGCTCGAGTATGTTTTCCAGAGTCACGCCCGCGCCAATGTCTATACCATCCCCATTTTCAATAACATCTTGTCCTATCAGGTTATTGATGTCGATCAACGTGTCGATGTGCGGGGATTGCTCGGCAACTAGATAGGATCCACCAGCCAATACGACCTTCCGGCCTGGTACGAGATAGGTGATGGCCTGCTCTAATGAGGTTGGTCGTACAATGGTTTTTATCGAGGTCCACATGGTGCGTTAGATAGCCGTTCGCCCCTATTTTAGTGTCGGCTGGCCCCTTTTGTAATGGATACCGAAGTCAATGCCGGTTCGAACGCGTGCCCGCTCCAGCATGTCCCTGCTGAGTCGATTGTGTTTTCGGATCAGGTTCTCTTCGTCGAACTGAACCGAGCCCTTTTGAACCCGGATGATGCCATCTATGATCAGAACATCCACCGGTTTCAACCGGACTGTGAACACCAGCGCAGACAGGGGATCCGATTGGGCTCCGGCGTATTCGATCCCGTCAAGGGAAAAAAGGGCCACATCGGCCCTCATCCCCGGCGCCAACTGACCGATATCGTCCCTGCCCAATACCTGCGCTCCACCTGATGTGGCCATGCTTACGGCCTCACGGGCTGAGAGCCAGTTGGACTCATCTCTCAACCTTGATAACAATACAGCATTGTGGATTTCGGCCAACATATTACTTGAATCGTTGGATGCCGAACCATCAACAGCAAGGCTTACCTTGGCACCGGCGTTTAGCAGCTCTTTGATTCGAGCAATACCGGACCCCAGACGCATGTTTGAACTGGGGCAGTGGGATATCCCGACTCCCGCCGCCCCTAACGTCTTGATTTCGGTATCGTTCAGGTGTATCGCATGGGCGAACCAGCTGTGCCCGTTGACCCACCCCAGGG encodes:
- a CDS encoding (2Fe-2S)-binding protein — translated: MKITFTLNGKRVTAEKEPGRLLLEYLRAEELHSVKYGCGHGECGSCAVLINDKAYNACLILMHTLGGKRVETLESFGGHQSLTALQEVFLDEGAIQCGYCTPGMLVSLEALSRGSKPLTEDSIREALAGNLCRCTGYVKPVVAARKLKSANQGEHYIP
- a CDS encoding FAD binding domain-containing protein; the encoded protein is MWTSIKTIVRPTSLEQAITYLVPGRKVVLAGGSYLVAEQSPHIDTLIDINNLIGQDVIENGDGIDIGAGVTLENILEHLKKERWANLTACVRWSCPSKNIRNQRTIGGEIARARPDSELCTFLHALGATLRIVSADPQEIDIRNWDATGIITATRIETAHLEGTAIQRFALIPSAPAFVIVVGVRREKGIDISIGGRADGISTWAFSGEESPLDFASETAAAAVEHFSTDHYGSQAYKQKLIEVGLRRIIEEL